The following proteins come from a genomic window of Vallitalea longa:
- a CDS encoding response regulator transcription factor: protein MKVVIADDEVLTLQLLQKIIDWESLDITIAGVAQNGIEAQDIIRKYSPQILITDIRMPKMDGLELIKWTKSFDSKIKVIILSAYGEFEYAQRALESGVVEYLLKPIDEDKLYDLVKRLKREIEEELKEQISLSSIKKIESRKIFKQLLYPCDITEINHISNIESKISDREYRLININVDNLSYDDFIKFSELKDKEIDDITDFIEMSLRKSEENINSIVTEGYFGEWMVIMGFTDDMGNDNDIIRYERITEQLIQNFSMKIGIKCYASISMPHTKVNEIYKAYYETLDLIKYRFYLGDKAVLSNNATHMKLNLKELRLIDQQKKLLEYLNTQDEKGAICLLTEIFQDINNNGALEPDKIYDFCYELIVLIRHKFCSGKINSKVLFLVEDITIEKLKTYKTLIDLKDYMISLFKNIINHLITIEEKESSRLIQKAKEYISMNYNSAITLDDICEYVSVSKSYFCYMFKREMGSSIWNYLTYYRIEKAKELLKDTDMKNYEISYSIGYENPSYFTKTFRKLTGMTPQEFKGKNYR from the coding sequence ATGAAAGTTGTAATTGCTGATGATGAAGTTCTTACTTTGCAATTATTACAGAAGATTATTGATTGGGAGAGTTTAGATATTACTATAGCTGGGGTAGCACAAAATGGTATTGAGGCTCAGGATATTATTAGGAAATATTCTCCACAAATACTTATTACAGACATTAGAATGCCTAAGATGGATGGACTAGAGTTAATAAAGTGGACAAAGAGTTTTGATAGTAAGATAAAAGTAATAATACTAAGTGCATATGGGGAATTTGAGTATGCACAGAGAGCTTTGGAAAGCGGAGTTGTAGAGTATCTATTAAAACCTATCGATGAAGACAAACTATACGACCTTGTTAAAAGACTGAAAAGGGAGATAGAAGAAGAGTTAAAAGAACAAATCAGCCTGTCTAGTATAAAAAAAATCGAGTCCAGAAAAATATTCAAACAATTATTGTATCCATGTGATATTACTGAAATCAATCATATCTCTAATATAGAATCAAAAATAAGCGATAGAGAATACAGATTAATAAATATCAATGTAGATAACCTTTCTTATGATGATTTCATTAAATTCAGCGAATTGAAAGATAAAGAAATAGATGATATAACTGATTTTATAGAAATGAGTCTAAGAAAATCAGAAGAAAATATTAATAGCATAGTTACTGAAGGATATTTTGGAGAATGGATGGTAATTATGGGATTTACTGATGATATGGGTAATGATAATGACATAATCAGATATGAAAGAATAACAGAACAATTGATACAGAATTTTTCTATGAAAATAGGAATAAAATGCTATGCGAGTATTAGTATGCCTCATACGAAAGTTAATGAAATCTATAAGGCTTATTATGAAACGCTTGATTTAATTAAATATAGGTTTTACCTAGGTGATAAAGCTGTTTTAAGTAATAATGCTACTCATATGAAGCTTAATTTGAAAGAACTAAGATTGATAGATCAACAAAAAAAACTTCTGGAATATTTGAATACGCAGGATGAAAAAGGAGCAATTTGTTTATTGACAGAGATATTTCAAGACATTAATAATAATGGGGCTTTAGAACCTGATAAAATATATGATTTTTGTTATGAGCTAATTGTTTTGATTAGACATAAATTCTGTTCTGGAAAAATCAATAGTAAAGTACTATTTCTAGTTGAAGACATCACAATAGAAAAATTAAAAACATATAAAACATTAATAGATCTGAAAGACTATATGATAAGTCTGTTCAAGAATATAATCAACCATCTTATTACTATTGAAGAAAAAGAAAGCAGCAGGCTTATACAGAAAGCAAAAGAGTACATAAGTATGAATTATAATTCAGCAATAACTCTAGATGATATATGTGAATATGTTTCAGTAAGTAAAAGTTATTTTTGTTATATGTTCAAAAGAGAAATGGGTAGTAGCATATGGAACTATCTTACTTATTACAGGATTGAAAAGGCCAAAGAATTGTTGAAAGATACTGATATGAAAAATTATGAGATATCCTATTCTATAGGTTATGAAAATCCTAGTTATTTTACAAAAACATTTAGAAAGTTAACGGGAATGACACCTCAGGAATTTAAAGGTAAGAATTATAGGTAA